Part of the Paludisphaera borealis genome, TGAACGCCCCGTCCTCGGTCCTCGATCTCGCTTCGCGCACAACCCGACCCTATTGTATGGATGCGTCGCTCCCCGGCCAAGACGCGATGCCGCGCGTGGCGGGAAAACCGCAGCCCGGAGCCGAAAACGGCGAGGGTCGGACGGCCTCAGGCACCCGGGACGGCCCGCCGAATCGTTACCCGCTCCTCCTCATGTTCCCCCATGCAGCCAACCCGTCCTTTGGAATCCGGAGGAAAGGCCGTCGCCGTCTCGCGCACTTGATTTCCTGATTCTTGGCGGCGGATCAACGCAGTTCACGCCCATCATCACAATCCACCCCGCCCAAACAACCGCGCCGCACGAGCAATCTGAATTTTTCACAGGGTTGGTGCGGCGCCTCGGACGAACGGGCACGAAACATGCTATTGCAATACATGCCTTTATCAACCGGCTCGAGGGCCTGACAAGGGCGCTCGGGTCTCCCACGAACCAACCAAGAACTCTCCTCAAAGCCGACGGACGGCGAACAGGAATTGCCGCCTGCCGCCCCGTTGCGCCCATAAGGGAACCGGCTCGTCCGCCCCTGGAAGGTCAACATCATGAGCAGCAAACTTAGAAAGAACCGCATCGCCTTTCGTCCTGCGCTCGAGGACGTACGACTCGAAGAACGGGTCGTCCTGAATTCCACGTCGGCTTCGTTGGCCTCGCTCGTGCAAGCCGAGATCGCCGCTCAAATGGGCGGAGCGAACCGGGCCGGCCTGACACGATTGACCAGCCGTCCCGGCCTCGCGGCGCTGGCGGAGGCCCGGCAGCTCAATAACCTTTACCATCAGCAGTTCAGCGCCACCCAGGGCGCGCTCAAGCAATTCATCACCAGTCAAGTCGCCAGCCTCTACAGCGACCCGGCGAATCTCGGCGCCAACGGCCGTCTGACTTCGCAGGCGCTGGCGGGCTTGCGGAACACACTGGGGGGCGCGCTCGACGCCACGGCCTTCCAGCTCTCGTCACAAGCGTCCCTCCTTCCCGGGGCGTCCAGCGGCAACCTGATCTCGAACCTCCAGAACAGCCTCCTGGGCAGCCAAGGCAACAGCCTGACCAGTAGGATCACCGCCCAGCTCAACTCAGGCCGCTTCGCCCGATCTCAGTCGTTGCTGGTGAACACCATCAACCGGCAGATCAGCACGGCGTTCAACAGCAATTTCAACCAGCTCGGTAGATTCTTGAGGACCACGCCCTTGACCAGGCTGTCGGTCGACCCGACGACGGGCCAGCAAATTCCCATCTCACAATTTATGGGCAACCAGGCGGTCAAACTGCTCAACAACACCTTCGGGACCCTGTCCAACAGCGTCGGCCCGCTCGCCAAGACGGCCCTGTTCGACTCGACCGGGGCCTTCAACTCGCAAGCCGTCAGCGGCTTCCAGCAACAGTTCAACACCGCATTGAACACGGCCGCCTTCCAGACCGGCAGCCTGCTCTCGATGTTCCCCAACGCCTCGAGCCTGCAATCGCAGCTTCAGTCGGCCCTGTTCGCCAACGGCACCGACGCCACGACTGGCCTCCCCACCACGAGTTTCGTGAACGGCCTGTCGGGCGTATTCCCCACTGGCACGACTACCACGCCATTCACTTCGAACCTGTTCAATACGGGTTTCCAGAGCGGGTTCACAAACGCATTCCAGAACTTCTCCACATTAATCGGCGGCTTCCTTGGCGCGCAGCCGACGACCGGCCTGCCGAGCGGTTTCTTCCAATCGGGCTCGACCTTCCCAAGTATCTTTGGTTCGCAGTTCACCAGCAATAATTTCAACAACGGCTTCAACAACGGCTTCGCCAGCACGGGGTCGGGCTTCCTTGGGCTCGGCACCGCGCCCTCGGGCTTCAACAGCAGCTTCGGCACGGGCTTCAACGACCTCGTGACCGCGGCGAACGGGACGTTCGGGCTCACTCAGCCGACGAACCTCGAAGGAACCGGGACTGGCACTGGGACCGGAACCGGGACTGGCACTGGGACCGGAACTGGCACTGGGACCGGGACCGGGACCGGGACCGGAACCGGAACCGGAACCGGGACTGGTACTGGAACCGGGACCGGGACCGGGACCGGAGGCACCATCATCTGACGCAGTTCGTCGTCGCGTTAAAGACGGGACGGATCGAATGATCCACAATCGCAGGCTTATTGCTTTCTATTTATTGTCATGATGGCTTGATCATTCGTCCGTCCTGTCTCATTTACGCCGCAAGGCGAGGAGGTGAGATCTCAACATTCCGCATCCCGCCCGCCAGGTCGAGCGAGAGCAGCCAGCACAGCACGGCGAACGACATCACTAATCCAGGGCCCCCGCCGACCTTCGGCCGGGGCCCGAAAACGGCGGGGGGGAGCGTCGTCCCCCTGTCATCCTCGCGATCGCCGTTGTATTCCTAGATGGTGATTTCCGACTGGAGGGCGAGACCTCGCCCTCGCCGAAAAAGTCCCAGCTCGCTCGACGAGGCCCGCCCTCAATGATGACCCCCAACGAGATCGTCGCGATGTGCCGCGTCGACCACGACAAGACGTTCCGGCTCGAGGACCACGATCCCGCGTGGGCTGGCGATCCGGACATCGCCAAAGACCAGCGGAAGAAGTTCGCCGAAGAGTCGCTGACGCAGAACGTCTCGGATCTCGCCGAGGCGCAGGATCGCCTCTACGCGGCCGACTCGTGGTCGCTGCTGATCATCTTCCAGGCCATGGACGCGGCCGGCAAGGACGGCACGATCAAGCATGTGATGTCGGGCGTCAACCCCCAGGGCTGCCAGGTCTTCAGCTTCAAGCACCCGTCGGCCGAGGAACTCGACCACAACTTCCTCTGGAGGTACACCAAGGCCCTGCCCGAGCGCGGTCGGATCGGGATCTTCAACCGCTCGTACTATGAGGAGGTCCTCGTCGTCCGCGTCCACCCGGAACTCGTCCACGCCGAGCGCATCCCCGGCTCAAAGCTCAACGACGATTTCTGGGACGACCGCTTCGAGGACATCAACGCCCTGGAGCGGCATCTGTCGCGCAACGGCACCCGCGTGCTCAAATTCTTCCTCAACCTCTCGAAGAAAGAGCAGCGCAAGCGGTTCCTCAAGCGGCTCGACGATCCTTCGAAGAACTGGAAGTTCTCCGCCGACGACCTCTCCGAGCGCGGCCACTGGGACGATTACATGAAGGCCTACGAAGAGACTATCCGCGCCACGAGCACCAAGTGGGCCCCGTGGCATGTGATCCCCGCCGACCACAAATGGGTCGCCCGGTCGATCGTGGCGCAGACGATCGTCCAGGCTGTCGAAGCCCTCGACCCTAAGTACCCCCAAGTCGTCCCCGAGCACCTGGAAACGATCAAGGCGGCCAAGCAGCAGCTCGAAGCCGAGGGCAAGGACAAAGACAAGAACAAGGATTGAAGTCGGTCCGACGGTCCGGATCAGCTCGACTGATAGGCGATCTCGGCCGGCTCGCCGGCGTCGGCGTTCCAGGGGGTCCAGGCGAGGACGACCCGTTCGACGGTGATGTCGGCCTTGCGCGGAGTCAATTCGAGGGGGACGATCTTGAGCAGGTCGGCGCTCCGTGTGGCCTTGATGAGTTCCAGATCGGCCTGGAACTCAGTCTCCAGGTCGACGTATTCCTCATTCAGCTTATCGACCTGGGCCTGGGCGGAGCCGGCCTCGCCGCGCTTCTGCATGGCGCGGCCGGCGGCCTTGGCGGCGGCGCCGGCCTTGCTGACGTTGGTCTTGGTCCAGGTCTTTCGGCCAGTGAAGGCGTCGAGCATCGAGGTCCCCAGCGAGACGGCGGCGTCCCAGGTCGATTTCGAGGCCTGGGCCTGCTCGGCCTCCAGGCGTTCCTGGGCCTGTCGCATCCGCTTCTCCAGGCTGGTCCGGCGCGGGCCGAACTCGGCTCGCAGCGCCTCGATGTCGGCGTCGCGCTTCTCCCTGGCCCCCTGCGTCAGCCGCATCCGGAAGTCGCGAGCCGTCTCCTCGGGCTTGCCGTACGCCTTCAGCTCGGGGCACGTCCAGATGGTCAGCTTGCGCGCGCGGTACAGGTGGTTCTTGAGCGTCTTGGTCCACTCGGGGTAGCTCTTGGCGCGGGTGAGCGGAGCGGGCAAGGCGGCGAACGAAGCGCCGGTCTCGGGCGTCTTGTCCAGCTCGGGAATCTGGTCGGTGAACTGCTTGCCTTCTTCCCAGACGTCGGCGGGCGCCTCGTCGGCGATCGGCCGGAGCAAGGCCAGGGTCTCCCAGTAATCGACCCCCGCCTTCTTCTCTACATAGTGCAAGCGGGCCACGCCCAGGAGCGCCGGGCGGTATTCGAGGCTGGAACCGGGATTCGAGACGCCGACGCGCGGCAGGAAGAACTCCGGCACGTCGGGCGGGACCACCGGGCGACGGCCCGACGCGACGGCCGCCGAGGGACTGCCAGGCGCGGGCGACGGCTTGGGTTCGGACGCCGGCGCCGGTTCGGGCTCCGGGGAATCGGCGGCGGGAACGGCCGGCGAGGCGGGTTTCGCGGCCAGGGCCTGCTTCCGGGGCGCCATCAGCTTCTGGATCTGCTCGCGGGTGAGCGGCCCGGCGAGGTACGAGAGCGCCCAGCGGGTCTCGAAGACGACCGGGTGGTCTTCGTGGACGTTGTTCATCACGAAGACCCGTTTCCCCAGGGCCGAGAGGGTCTCGTCCATCTGCTTCCGGTTGAAACTCGCGCCCGCCGCGTTGGACGCCCCTTCGAGCCCTTCGAGCACGCGGTCCTTGTCGCGCTGGGTCTGCAACCGCCCGAGGAACCAGGCGCCCGCGTTGGAGAGCCCCTTGTAGTCGAGGTCGACCGGGTTCTGGGTGGCCAGAACGACCCCCAGGCCGAACGCCCTGCCCTGCTTGAGCAGGGTCAGCATCGGCTTCTTCGAAGGCGGGTTGGCCGTGGGGGGGAAGTAGCCGAAGATCTCGTCCATATAGAGCACGGCGCGAAGGCTCGACGTGCCCGGCTGGGTGCGGACCCAGGCCAGGATCTCATTCAGGAGGATCGTGACGAAGAACATCCGCTCGCTGTCGTTGAGATGCGCGATCGACATGATCGAGATGCGCGGCTTGCCCTCGGCGGTGTAGAGCAGGCTCGGCACGTCGAGCGACTCGCCCTCCATCCACCCCGCGAAGCCCGGCGAGGCGATCAGGTTGTTCATCTTCAGCGCGAGCGTGAACCGCTCCTTGGCCGGATAGAAGGTCTCCAGGTCGATGACGCCGACCTTGTCGAACGGCGGCGCCTGGACGGCGTGGATCAGACCGGGAAGGTCGAGGTCGCGGCCGTTCCGCCAGGTCTGATCGAGCAGGTTCGAGAGCAGGATGTGCTCGCGGCTGGCGATCGGGTCGGCGTCGATCCCCAGCAGCGCCAGCAAGCCCGAGACGGCCGACGCCACGCGGTCGCGGTAGGCTTCGGCGTCGTTGACGAGGCTCGGGGGCGGGGCGTTGAACGACCGCAAGACCGTCAGCGGCAGGCCGGCCGAGCTTCCCGGCGTGTAAATCGCCAGGTCGGCGGCGTCTTGCAGCCGCTTGATCCGCGCCCCGTCTTGGCCCCAGTCGGCGAGGCCCTTGCGCCAGGTCTCGGCCGTCTGGTCGGCGAACTGCTCGCGCGATTCCCCCTGGCGGGCCGCCGCGTCGGCGTCGATCCAGGGGAGGAAGTCCGACCCTCGCAGGTCGGGAAAGCCCAGCAGCAGATCGCCGACGTCCCCCTTGGGGTCAATGGCGATCACCGGAATGCCGTCGATCGCCGCTTCCTCCAGCAGCGAGATGCAGAGCCCCGTCTTGCCGCTGCCGGTCATCCCCACGCAGACCGCGTGGGTCGTGAGCTGCTTCGAGTCGTAGAGAAACGTCCGCTGGCTGACCGCGCGCCGTTCCTGGTCGTAATACTTGCCCAGGTAAAAGAAGCCGAGCTGCTCGAAGTCTTCGTTCTTCATGAAACGCGTCTCGCAAACGGCGCAAGGCGGAAGGA contains:
- a CDS encoding polyphosphate kinase 2 family protein, whose amino-acid sequence is MMTPNEIVAMCRVDHDKTFRLEDHDPAWAGDPDIAKDQRKKFAEESLTQNVSDLAEAQDRLYAADSWSLLIIFQAMDAAGKDGTIKHVMSGVNPQGCQVFSFKHPSAEELDHNFLWRYTKALPERGRIGIFNRSYYEEVLVVRVHPELVHAERIPGSKLNDDFWDDRFEDINALERHLSRNGTRVLKFFLNLSKKEQRKRFLKRLDDPSKNWKFSADDLSERGHWDDYMKAYEETIRATSTKWAPWHVIPADHKWVARSIVAQTIVQAVEALDPKYPQVVPEHLETIKAAKQQLEAEGKDKDKNKD
- a CDS encoding helicase HerA domain-containing protein, with protein sequence MKNEDFEQLGFFYLGKYYDQERRAVSQRTFLYDSKQLTTHAVCVGMTGSGKTGLCISLLEEAAIDGIPVIAIDPKGDVGDLLLGFPDLRGSDFLPWIDADAAARQGESREQFADQTAETWRKGLADWGQDGARIKRLQDAADLAIYTPGSSAGLPLTVLRSFNAPPPSLVNDAEAYRDRVASAVSGLLALLGIDADPIASREHILLSNLLDQTWRNGRDLDLPGLIHAVQAPPFDKVGVIDLETFYPAKERFTLALKMNNLIASPGFAGWMEGESLDVPSLLYTAEGKPRISIMSIAHLNDSERMFFVTILLNEILAWVRTQPGTSSLRAVLYMDEIFGYFPPTANPPSKKPMLTLLKQGRAFGLGVVLATQNPVDLDYKGLSNAGAWFLGRLQTQRDKDRVLEGLEGASNAAGASFNRKQMDETLSALGKRVFVMNNVHEDHPVVFETRWALSYLAGPLTREQIQKLMAPRKQALAAKPASPAVPAADSPEPEPAPASEPKPSPAPGSPSAAVASGRRPVVPPDVPEFFLPRVGVSNPGSSLEYRPALLGVARLHYVEKKAGVDYWETLALLRPIADEAPADVWEEGKQFTDQIPELDKTPETGASFAALPAPLTRAKSYPEWTKTLKNHLYRARKLTIWTCPELKAYGKPEETARDFRMRLTQGAREKRDADIEALRAEFGPRRTSLEKRMRQAQERLEAEQAQASKSTWDAAVSLGTSMLDAFTGRKTWTKTNVSKAGAAAKAAGRAMQKRGEAGSAQAQVDKLNEEYVDLETEFQADLELIKATRSADLLKIVPLELTPRKADITVERVVLAWTPWNADAGEPAEIAYQSS